The following are encoded together in the Fodinibius salinus genome:
- a CDS encoding RDD family protein — MKNLNIETSQHVQIDYEPAGIGPRVGAFVIDSFLIGLFLIFSIPFVFGGASGQRWVIILFFVLPAMSYHLLFELFFNGQSIGKKAVNIRVIKTDGTPGTLGSYLLRWIFRLFEITVTSGLIAFFSIIINGEGQRLGDMAAGTAVVKTKNNTGLNDTLYADIQEGYTPKYPQAAALDDSDISVVKEVLRDGYKYDRGTQRNILLKTRNAVCKKMGMEADDQNPKAFLETIVKDYNVVHG, encoded by the coding sequence ATGAAAAATTTGAATATTGAGACCTCACAACACGTACAGATTGACTATGAGCCAGCTGGTATAGGTCCCAGAGTAGGAGCATTTGTGATCGATTCTTTTCTAATTGGCTTGTTTCTTATTTTTAGTATCCCCTTCGTTTTTGGCGGTGCTTCTGGTCAGAGATGGGTTATTATACTTTTTTTCGTACTACCGGCCATGAGCTATCACCTGTTATTTGAACTGTTTTTTAATGGGCAATCCATTGGTAAGAAGGCCGTGAATATTCGTGTTATCAAAACGGATGGGACACCTGGCACATTGGGTAGTTATTTGCTCCGATGGATATTTCGGCTGTTTGAAATTACAGTAACATCAGGTCTAATTGCCTTTTTTTCGATTATTATTAACGGTGAGGGACAAAGGCTGGGTGATATGGCAGCAGGAACAGCAGTAGTTAAAACAAAGAATAACACAGGTCTTAATGATACTCTATATGCTGATATTCAAGAGGGCTATACACCGAAATATCCACAGGCGGCGGCACTTGATGACAGTGATATTTCGGTAGTGAAAGAGGTACTGCGCGATGGGTACAAATATGATCGCGGCACACAACGTAATATACTGCTAAAAACCCGCAATGCTGTTTGCAAAAAGATGGGAATGGAGGCTGATGATCAGAATCCAAAAGCCTTTCTGGAAACTATTGTCAAGGATTATAATGTTGTTCATGGGTAA
- a CDS encoding stage II sporulation protein M, translated as MREVKFLRENADKWEEFEQLLDHPDKADADELADLYVQLTDDLSWAQTFYPQSKTTAYLNQLASRVHKRIYKNKKEEKGRVVNFWKNELPTLFYKHRVKLAAAFLIFITAIAIGSISSANDAMFTRMIMGDQYVNMTLTNIEQNDPMAVYKMDHSMDMFLGITFNNVRVSFVAFLGGLLASLGTGVILMKNGIMIGAFLSMFFSHNLLTKSLLVIFIHGTLELSAIIIAGAAGFVMGNGLLFPGSFKRSQSFKRSAKEGLKMTVGLIPLFVMAGLLESFVTRYTAMPIGLSLFIIGSSLFFVLWYFVYYPHQMFNKKTSSNG; from the coding sequence ATGAGAGAGGTTAAATTTCTTCGGGAAAATGCCGACAAATGGGAGGAGTTTGAGCAACTTCTTGATCACCCCGACAAGGCAGATGCTGACGAGCTGGCCGACCTGTATGTGCAACTTACCGACGATCTCTCTTGGGCTCAGACCTTTTATCCCCAAAGTAAAACAACGGCATACCTTAATCAGCTGGCTTCCCGTGTTCACAAACGAATCTACAAGAATAAAAAAGAAGAAAAAGGACGTGTTGTTAACTTTTGGAAGAACGAATTACCCACTCTTTTTTATAAACACAGGGTAAAACTGGCAGCAGCCTTCCTGATTTTTATAACGGCTATTGCTATTGGTTCCATCTCTTCCGCCAATGATGCCATGTTTACCCGCATGATCATGGGTGATCAGTATGTAAATATGACACTGACTAATATTGAGCAAAATGATCCTATGGCAGTATATAAAATGGATCACTCGATGGATATGTTTTTAGGCATCACCTTTAATAATGTACGCGTTTCGTTTGTAGCGTTCCTTGGGGGCTTGCTGGCTTCGCTGGGCACGGGAGTCATCCTTATGAAAAATGGCATTATGATTGGTGCTTTTCTCTCAATGTTTTTTAGTCATAACTTACTCACTAAATCTCTTTTAGTGATTTTTATTCATGGCACGCTCGAGCTTTCAGCTATTATTATTGCCGGTGCTGCCGGATTTGTAATGGGTAACGGCCTGCTGTTCCCCGGCAGCTTTAAACGCAGCCAATCATTTAAGCGAAGCGCCAAAGAGGGGCTCAAAATGACTGTTGGCCTAATTCCATTATTTGTCATGGCAGGACTTTTAGAATCATTCGTTACCCGTTACACCGCAATGCCGATTGGGCTGAGCCTATTTATTATTGGCAGTTCATTGTTTTTTGTACTCTGGTACTTTGTGTATTATCCCCATCAAATGTTCAATAAAAAAACTTCTAGCAATGGCTAA